The Phycisphaerales bacterium genome includes a region encoding these proteins:
- a CDS encoding lipopolysaccharide biosynthesis protein — MSGIDPTPPVLAYAPRSRRLSLRRNFSWTFFGNVAHALSQWLILSVFAKFGSPEAVGTWGLGLAIANPITVAAMLHLRQVQVTDVRNEYRFEHYFGLRTALSLLAVLLIAGIAIWGHFETTTARGVILLVGLAKGVDAVSEIIRGLFQRYEQMNISGLSLVIRGPLGVAVLAGTFVVTGNQIAAAAALVIAWLLVVLCYDLPFAARLLRVESADAGQKLALWPNFAPRVLRGLFWRALPLGVGMFLLTLAVAIPRYFLAQQGLKQLGYYDAAAYAVLAAMMLISPLGQSAAPRLAHYFATNLVAFRRLFWRMMGLALVLGGLMVGGAAILGKQVLRLLYTADYAEYHTEFMIMSVAVALLSLNFFGGVGLAAARRFVVSAVAGLATLVVTTIASFGLVPTLGVRGAAIALVLGHLATVTVYFLGLARALRVRAAEIAAVTDASRSSPEPPVAVPAVVADAAAPLDNATLDVRT; from the coding sequence TTGAGCGGAATCGACCCCACGCCCCCTGTTCTGGCGTATGCTCCCAGGAGCCGGCGACTTTCACTGCGCCGAAATTTCAGTTGGACCTTTTTCGGCAACGTCGCCCATGCATTGTCACAGTGGCTGATTCTGAGTGTCTTTGCGAAGTTCGGCAGTCCGGAAGCCGTCGGTACGTGGGGGCTCGGCCTGGCGATTGCGAATCCCATCACGGTTGCGGCCATGCTGCACCTGCGGCAGGTGCAGGTGACGGACGTGCGGAACGAATATCGATTTGAACACTATTTCGGGTTACGCACGGCCCTGAGTCTGCTTGCCGTGCTTCTGATCGCGGGGATCGCGATCTGGGGACACTTTGAGACTACTACGGCGCGGGGCGTCATTCTCCTGGTCGGCCTCGCCAAAGGTGTTGACGCCGTTAGCGAGATCATTCGGGGCCTGTTTCAGCGCTACGAGCAAATGAACATCAGCGGCCTCAGTCTGGTGATCCGCGGGCCGCTCGGTGTTGCGGTGCTGGCAGGCACGTTCGTGGTGACGGGTAATCAGATCGCCGCCGCCGCGGCCCTGGTCATCGCCTGGTTGCTCGTCGTACTTTGCTACGATTTGCCCTTCGCGGCGCGGTTGCTGCGGGTGGAATCCGCCGATGCGGGCCAGAAGCTGGCGCTCTGGCCGAACTTCGCCCCGCGTGTGCTCCGGGGCCTGTTCTGGCGGGCGCTGCCCCTGGGGGTCGGCATGTTCCTGCTGACGCTCGCCGTGGCCATCCCGCGCTATTTCCTCGCGCAGCAGGGACTCAAACAACTCGGGTATTACGATGCGGCGGCTTATGCCGTGCTCGCGGCCATGATGCTGATCTCACCGCTGGGACAATCGGCTGCGCCCCGTCTGGCGCACTATTTCGCAACCAACCTCGTGGCGTTCCGACGGCTTTTCTGGCGGATGATGGGGCTGGCACTCGTGCTGGGTGGTCTGATGGTCGGCGGCGCTGCGATCCTGGGCAAGCAAGTGTTACGCCTGCTGTACACGGCCGACTACGCCGAGTACCACACAGAATTCATGATCATGTCGGTGGCCGTCGCGCTCTTGTCGCTGAACTTCTTCGGGGGTGTCGGTCTCGCGGCAGCGCGGCGGTTCGTCGTGTCGGCCGTCGCGGGGCTGGCTACGCTCGTCGTGACGACCATTGCGTCATTTGGGCTGGTTCCGACACTGGGCGTCCGGGGGGCTGCGATTGCGCTGGTGCTGGGCCACCTGGCGACCGTTACGGTGTACTTCCTCGGGTTGGCCCGGGCGCTGCGGGTCCGTGCTGCGGAGATCGCGGCGGTCACTGACGCGAGTAGATCGTCGCCGGAACCGCCGGTCGCAGTCCCCGCGGTTGTAGCCGATGCGGCGGCCCCGCTCGATAATGCGACGTTGGACGTCCGGACATAG
- a CDS encoding O-antigen ligase family protein — protein MDRPLPYAAELRLPATPRRHDDQILSMLFLPGLFVAGLLYAGGATQPAAVVAGVTVLLTTLIAPEIGIYVYLASAALDQLLLEEEGSILTPAKILGPFVLLAYVAHPGRTRIPILASKPFLFVMLAFGIYGIVTAMFSIAWLASVRYAGQISVQVLIIIVAIHRLSDRDMIARALQFCVAGGLIGGLILVVFGSRSMAFSGATLGPAANPNSTALALSVPLAVVPAAWAMTRNRFLRIAIIAAGPIILTGMMMTGSRSALIAVFGSALLGLAFTRRASAAQRILIPVTAAVVIAATTYFVLGSGVLGERPQERINALLERGVAAREESRYEIWMTAFRTFLSKPWGFGYGNTAFALEARTGVFIDIHSTMLSALVDGGVASFGLFVVGLYLLWRAIWSIRFGLYGLPATMLFMFTMLSSLTHTIHFSKWFWIPLTICALLAEQARRDQLAGVEPDRPRRLTPEEILKRLQPGDAVVYR, from the coding sequence ATGGATCGACCTCTGCCGTATGCCGCAGAACTGCGATTGCCGGCAACCCCCAGACGGCATGATGACCAGATCCTCAGTATGCTGTTCCTCCCGGGGTTATTCGTGGCGGGACTGCTTTATGCCGGTGGAGCAACGCAACCGGCTGCGGTTGTGGCCGGAGTCACGGTCCTGCTCACGACGCTCATCGCGCCGGAGATCGGCATCTACGTCTATCTTGCGAGTGCGGCGCTCGACCAGTTGCTGCTGGAGGAAGAGGGCTCGATTCTTACCCCGGCCAAAATCCTGGGTCCCTTCGTACTCCTCGCCTACGTGGCGCATCCGGGCCGTACACGGATCCCGATTCTCGCGAGCAAGCCCTTCCTGTTCGTCATGCTGGCTTTCGGAATCTACGGGATTGTGACGGCCATGTTCTCGATTGCCTGGCTCGCTTCTGTTCGCTACGCCGGCCAGATCAGTGTCCAGGTGTTGATCATCATCGTGGCGATTCACCGGCTCAGCGACCGTGATATGATTGCCCGGGCGCTGCAATTCTGCGTAGCCGGGGGCCTGATCGGGGGGCTGATCCTGGTCGTATTCGGCTCCCGCTCGATGGCCTTCAGTGGTGCGACCCTCGGTCCGGCGGCGAATCCGAACTCCACGGCGCTCGCGCTGTCCGTACCGCTGGCGGTCGTGCCGGCGGCCTGGGCCATGACACGCAATCGCTTCCTCCGGATTGCGATCATCGCTGCCGGACCGATCATTCTTACGGGGATGATGATGACCGGTTCGCGGTCGGCCCTGATCGCGGTCTTCGGCTCCGCCCTGCTCGGTCTCGCCTTCACGCGGCGGGCATCCGCAGCGCAGCGCATCCTGATCCCGGTAACGGCGGCGGTTGTCATTGCGGCCACGACCTACTTCGTGCTCGGCTCGGGTGTGCTGGGCGAGCGTCCGCAGGAGCGCATCAACGCGCTGCTCGAGCGCGGAGTCGCTGCCCGCGAAGAGTCGCGCTACGAAATCTGGATGACCGCCTTCCGGACGTTCCTGAGCAAGCCGTGGGGCTTCGGCTATGGGAACACCGCGTTCGCACTTGAGGCCCGTACCGGCGTGTTCATCGACATTCACAGCACGATGCTGAGCGCCCTCGTGGACGGTGGAGTGGCATCATTCGGCTTGTTCGTGGTCGGTCTGTACTTGCTGTGGCGGGCCATCTGGTCGATCCGCTTCGGACTCTACGGTCTGCCCGCGACGATGTTGTTCATGTTCACCATGCTGTCCTCCCTGACTCACACGATTCACTTTTCAAAGTGGTTCTGGATCCCCCTGACGATCTGCGCACTCCTCGCCGAGCAGGCCCGCCGCGACCAACTGGCGGGTGTCGAGCCGGACCGACCGCGACGACTGACGCCCGAGGAGATCCTCAAGCGCCTGCAACCGGGGGATGCCGTCGTCTATCGGTGA
- a CDS encoding glycosyltransferase family 2 protein, with protein sequence MQLTILIPMRNEERFVARCLDSILAQLAGREDVEIFCIDGASTDRTAEIVRTYAARDGRVRYFANPARIVPVGLNRAIASARGQVIMRLDCHSEYAPDYVASCLEVLERTGADVVGGYITTRPTEETPVGRAIAAALSSSFGVGGATFRTGGVEREADTVPFGTFRRSVFERFGRFDERLVRNQDIEYCSRIRRQGGRIVLSPQIQLTYFMRSTYGGMCRQAFENGQWNPYTLWLTGGGLRLRHFVPLAFVLSVLSLAVASVLWWPIAVLLALVLLLYTAVGAGMALRQARAGGASALLILLAYFQLHWSYGLGSLYGVVTAPLRFGWRPAHPAP encoded by the coding sequence ATGCAACTCACGATCCTGATCCCGATGCGCAACGAAGAGCGATTTGTTGCCCGCTGCCTCGATTCGATTCTCGCACAACTTGCCGGCCGGGAGGACGTCGAAATCTTCTGCATCGACGGGGCCAGTACGGATCGTACGGCAGAGATCGTGCGGACCTATGCAGCCCGGGACGGGCGCGTGCGCTATTTTGCGAACCCGGCCCGCATCGTACCCGTGGGTCTGAACCGGGCCATCGCTTCCGCCCGCGGCCAGGTCATCATGCGGCTGGACTGCCATTCCGAGTACGCCCCGGATTACGTCGCGAGCTGCCTGGAGGTGCTGGAGCGGACCGGGGCCGATGTCGTCGGCGGCTACATTACGACGCGCCCGACCGAGGAGACCCCGGTGGGACGAGCGATCGCCGCGGCCCTCTCGAGCAGCTTTGGCGTGGGCGGCGCGACCTTCCGTACCGGCGGTGTCGAGCGTGAGGCCGACACGGTCCCCTTCGGAACATTTCGGCGCAGCGTGTTCGAGCGCTTCGGCCGTTTCGACGAACGGCTCGTCCGCAACCAGGACATCGAGTATTGCAGCCGCATCCGGCGCCAGGGCGGGCGAATCGTCCTCTCGCCGCAGATTCAATTGACCTACTTCATGCGCTCGACCTATGGCGGCATGTGCCGACAGGCCTTTGAGAACGGGCAGTGGAACCCCTACACCCTCTGGCTCACGGGCGGCGGGTTGCGGTTGCGACATTTCGTTCCGCTGGCGTTCGTTCTGAGCGTGCTGTCGCTCGCCGTGGCGAGTGTGCTGTGGTGGCCGATAGCCGTGCTGCTGGCCCTCGTGCTGCTGTTGTACACGGCCGTCGGAGCCGGCATGGCCCTGCGCCAGGCACGGGCCGGCGGGGCCTCGGCCCTGTTGATCCTGCTGGCGTATTTCCAGTTGCACTGGAGCTATGGACTGGGCTCGCTGTACGGCGTGGTGACCGCCCCGCTGCGATTCGGCTGGCGCCCGGCACACCCGGCACCGTAA
- the mnmA gene encoding tRNA 2-thiouridine(34) synthase MnmA yields the protein MSRNGKAIVALSGGVDSAVAACLLKEQGYDCIGVFMRVGAPGETATHVDATADGEFCRAPLPLAARRTLKHGCCSAEDAADARAIAGRLGIPFYALNFEADFARIIDYFVDEYAQARTPNPCVQCNIQLKFGKLLRYADLVEAAFVATGHYARIVADGDRPALARSHNAAKDQTYVLFGMQRAALGRCLFPLGEIADKAMVRQLAGKLGLRVADKPESQEICFVPDQDYKRLVQLRRPETQRAGEIRGSTGEMLGRHSGVVNFTIGQRRGLGLATGEPLYVTRLDAATNTVEVGPRAALETPALTARGVNWLVDPPVVAEPLDCEVKIRHTHVPAAATLLHNANGSVGVTFSQPQIAVTPGQAVVFYRPDGIVLGGGWIEPPVR from the coding sequence ATGTCTCGGAACGGTAAAGCCATTGTGGCACTCTCCGGCGGCGTCGATAGTGCGGTCGCCGCATGTCTGCTCAAGGAGCAGGGGTATGACTGCATCGGAGTATTCATGCGGGTGGGTGCGCCTGGCGAGACTGCAACTCACGTGGACGCGACCGCGGACGGTGAGTTCTGCCGCGCCCCCTTGCCCTTGGCCGCGCGGCGCACGCTGAAGCACGGCTGCTGTTCCGCCGAAGATGCCGCCGACGCCCGCGCGATCGCCGGCCGGCTGGGTATCCCGTTCTACGCCCTGAACTTCGAGGCGGATTTCGCCCGCATCATCGACTACTTCGTGGACGAATATGCCCAGGCGCGCACCCCGAATCCCTGTGTGCAGTGCAACATCCAACTGAAATTCGGCAAGCTGCTGCGCTATGCCGACCTTGTTGAAGCGGCCTTCGTCGCCACTGGCCACTATGCCCGGATCGTCGCAGACGGTGACCGGCCGGCGCTGGCGCGGTCGCACAATGCGGCCAAGGACCAGACTTACGTGTTGTTCGGCATGCAGCGCGCGGCGCTGGGCCGGTGCCTGTTTCCACTAGGGGAGATCGCGGATAAGGCGATGGTCCGGCAATTGGCGGGCAAACTCGGCCTGCGCGTGGCGGATAAGCCGGAGAGCCAGGAAATCTGCTTCGTCCCCGACCAGGACTACAAGCGTTTGGTGCAGCTCCGAAGGCCGGAAACGCAGCGAGCGGGCGAGATTCGGGGGTCCACGGGCGAAATGCTCGGCCGGCACTCGGGGGTGGTCAACTTCACGATCGGGCAGCGTCGCGGCCTGGGCCTCGCCACCGGGGAACCGCTCTATGTGACCCGCCTCGACGCCGCCACGAACACGGTCGAAGTCGGGCCGCGCGCCGCCCTGGAAACACCCGCGCTCACCGCTCGGGGGGTCAACTGGCTGGTGGACCCCCCGGTGGTTGCTGAGCCGCTTGACTGCGAAGTCAAGATCCGGCACACCCACGTGCCGGCTGCCGCCACACTCCTCCACAATGCGAACGGCAGTGTTGGCGTGACATTCTCACAACCCCAGATCGCGGTGACCCCCGGGCAGGCAGTCGTGTTCTATCGTCCGGATGGAATTGTGCTGGGGGGCGGATGGATTGAGCCGCCGGTCAGGTAG
- a CDS encoding glycosyltransferase family 2 protein, which produces MIRPPLQPLALTILFPCYNEEAHLERVTHSALAVGRSVAADLEILIVDDGSRDRTGAIADALAAEHPSVRVLHLRPNRGYGAALAAGFRAATKNWVFYTDGDGQFDLGELPRLLPLLEVHDIVSAYRLDRQDTPLRRLNAALWSGLVNWLFGLRLRDIDCAFKIYPRPFLEQISIRSTGALIDTEMLAKARRLGCTIAQLGVRHYPRTAGRSTGANPRVILRAFGELAQLYRHIRTGTP; this is translated from the coding sequence ATGATCCGACCACCGCTCCAGCCGTTGGCCCTCACGATCCTCTTCCCGTGCTACAACGAAGAGGCCCACCTGGAACGCGTCACGCACTCCGCACTCGCCGTCGGCCGATCCGTGGCGGCCGATCTTGAAATCCTGATCGTCGACGACGGCAGCCGCGACCGCACGGGCGCCATCGCCGACGCGCTCGCGGCCGAGCACCCGTCCGTGCGGGTCTTGCACCTCCGGCCCAACCGCGGGTACGGCGCCGCCCTGGCCGCCGGCTTCCGGGCGGCGACGAAAAACTGGGTTTTTTACACGGATGGTGACGGACAATTCGACTTGGGGGAGTTGCCCCGGCTGCTGCCGCTGCTGGAAGTACACGACATCGTGTCGGCCTATCGCCTCGACCGGCAGGATACCCCCCTGCGACGACTCAATGCTGCCTTGTGGTCGGGCCTGGTGAACTGGCTCTTCGGTCTGCGGCTGCGTGATATCGACTGCGCGTTCAAGATCTACCCGCGCCCCTTCCTGGAGCAGATCTCGATCCGCAGCACCGGTGCACTGATTGATACCGAGATGCTCGCCAAGGCGCGGCGGCTGGGCTGCACCATCGCCCAACTCGGCGTCCGTCACTATCCCCGTACGGCCGGCCGCTCGACCGGGGCCAATCCGCGCGTCATCCTGCGGGCTTTCGGCGAGCTGGCGCAGCTTTATCGGCACATCCGCACCGGCACACCGTAG
- a CDS encoding DinB family protein, whose protein sequence is MNQDAPSSEALLGLLDEAFDRKAWHGPNLRGAVRRLTAEEAAWRNGAHSIAEVTVHCAYWKYAVRRRLTGEKRGSFPWKGSNWFALPGPLTADDWRACLTLLVAQHVALREVVAGLSAARLAAPVAPDKPAAWRLIQGVALHDVYHAGQLQVLKGLRKRL, encoded by the coding sequence ATGAATCAGGATGCACCCAGTTCTGAAGCGTTGCTGGGCTTGCTGGATGAGGCCTTCGACCGGAAAGCGTGGCACGGTCCCAACCTGCGGGGCGCAGTGCGGCGTCTGACCGCCGAAGAAGCGGCTTGGCGAAACGGGGCTCACTCGATTGCCGAGGTCACCGTGCATTGTGCCTACTGGAAGTACGCCGTACGGCGGCGATTGACAGGCGAAAAGCGCGGTTCCTTTCCATGGAAGGGTAGCAACTGGTTTGCGCTGCCGGGCCCGCTCACGGCGGACGATTGGCGGGCATGTCTCACCCTGCTGGTCGCACAGCACGTCGCCCTACGGGAAGTGGTGGCCGGGCTGTCGGCAGCCCGTCTCGCAGCGCCTGTGGCCCCGGACAAGCCGGCGGCCTGGCGCCTGATTCAGGGGGTCGCCCTGCACGATGTCTATCATGCCGGGCAGCTCCAAGTGCTCAAGGGCTTGCGGAAACGATTATAA
- a CDS encoding thermonuclease family protein: MSGSLERSGALRWRVRRLVVAGVLLGGLLSWADGNGTPASEPPARAAEPTLPALPPRDFSAESSFEVLDVRAGNVLVVQLAGEQRIVRLLGTYVPLAGSESDAARPFTQRLLQGERVFLVYEPDWPLLDREERYWAYVYRAPDGLLVNLELLRLGYARLSAAAPFEHQALFRTYEAHARRHRKGLWAPPPEEPTSQPAPPPPAAQPPTVAPAGGGATADAARIEVLVTRSGRKYHRPECRYVKTGGVRMTLKEAREQGYAPCSACNPPV, translated from the coding sequence ATGAGCGGTTCGTTGGAGCGCTCCGGCGCTCTGCGCTGGCGAGTACGCAGGTTGGTTGTGGCCGGCGTGTTGCTGGGCGGGCTGCTTTCCTGGGCCGATGGAAATGGAACTCCGGCGTCTGAGCCACCCGCCCGGGCGGCAGAGCCGACCCTGCCGGCTTTGCCGCCGCGCGATTTTTCCGCTGAGTCGAGCTTTGAGGTGCTCGATGTCCGTGCCGGGAACGTGCTGGTTGTGCAGTTGGCCGGGGAGCAGCGGATCGTGCGACTGCTGGGCACCTACGTGCCGCTCGCAGGCAGCGAGTCGGATGCGGCCCGGCCTTTCACGCAGCGGCTGCTGCAAGGGGAACGGGTCTTTCTCGTATATGAACCGGATTGGCCGCTGCTGGATCGTGAGGAGCGCTACTGGGCCTATGTGTATCGGGCTCCGGACGGGCTCCTCGTCAACCTCGAATTGCTGCGGCTCGGTTACGCGCGCCTCTCGGCGGCGGCACCTTTCGAGCATCAGGCGCTCTTCCGAACCTACGAGGCCCATGCCCGGCGCCACCGGAAGGGACTCTGGGCACCGCCCCCGGAGGAGCCGACCTCACAACCCGCGCCACCCCCACCGGCGGCCCAGCCGCCGACCGTTGCTCCGGCGGGCGGGGGGGCGACGGCCGATGCGGCTCGGATCGAAGTACTCGTGACCCGCAGCGGGCGCAAGTACCACCGGCCGGAGTGCCGCTACGTGAAGACGGGCGGCGTGCGGATGACTCTCAAGGAGGCCCGTGAACAGGGCTACGCGCCTTGCAGTGCATGCAATCCGCCGGTGTAA
- a CDS encoding ABC transporter ATP-binding protein produces MCRGPRRACVVLSGVLAEWCVSEAAIVTEGLAKYYGQFCALRPLDLRVPAGTLFGFLGPNGAGKTTFLRLLMGLLRASAGHARVLGLDVWRAGPRLRRAVGYLPGDVRFYEDLTGAATLQFLDAARGRRGRAELARLAERFDLNLRKRVRDYSRGMKQKLGLIAAMLHRPQLLVLDEPTTALDPLVRQVLYEELRAVAAEGRTVLFSSHTLAEVEALCDEVAILRGGELVEQERITVLRTRALRHVEVRWPPGVMGTPPPGFEAREQGGTLLRGVWRGPVAPLLGWLAGAGVVDVVIAPPDLEDLFLAYYGDGQVHAA; encoded by the coding sequence ATGTGCCGGGGGCCGCGGAGAGCGTGCGTGGTACTCTCCGGAGTACTTGCGGAGTGGTGTGTGTCGGAAGCAGCCATCGTGACGGAGGGTCTGGCGAAATATTACGGCCAGTTCTGTGCGCTCCGGCCGCTTGACCTGCGCGTGCCGGCCGGGACGCTCTTTGGCTTCCTTGGCCCGAATGGGGCCGGGAAGACAACGTTTCTGCGACTGTTGATGGGATTGTTGCGGGCAAGCGCCGGTCATGCACGGGTGCTCGGGCTGGATGTCTGGCGGGCGGGTCCGCGCCTGCGCCGTGCGGTGGGCTACCTGCCGGGAGATGTGCGTTTTTATGAGGACCTCACCGGCGCGGCTACGCTGCAGTTTCTGGATGCCGCCCGTGGGCGGCGGGGGCGCGCCGAGCTTGCACGACTGGCAGAACGCTTCGATTTGAACCTGAGAAAACGGGTGCGTGACTATTCACGCGGCATGAAGCAAAAGCTCGGTCTCATCGCGGCCATGCTGCATCGGCCACAACTGCTCGTTCTGGACGAGCCGACGACCGCGCTCGATCCGCTGGTGCGGCAGGTGCTGTACGAAGAACTGCGGGCCGTGGCCGCGGAGGGACGGACGGTCCTGTTTTCGAGCCACACGCTCGCCGAGGTCGAAGCCCTGTGCGACGAGGTGGCCATCCTGCGCGGCGGGGAATTGGTGGAACAGGAGCGGATTACGGTCCTGCGCACGCGGGCCCTGCGACACGTGGAAGTACGCTGGCCGCCGGGCGTCATGGGGACGCCCCCGCCGGGGTTCGAAGCTCGCGAGCAGGGTGGTACGTTACTGCGAGGCGTCTGGCGCGGGCCGGTGGCGCCGCTGTTGGGCTGGCTGGCGGGTGCGGGCGTCGTCGATGTCGTGATCGCACCGCCCGACCTGGAGGATCTGTTCCTAGCCTACTACGGCGACGGACAGGTGCACGCGGCATGA
- a CDS encoding thymidine kinase, which yields MSEATAGSNPGRLIVVCGCMFAGKTTRLIDQLVAAHLAGRRVLACKHHFDDRYDPAQLATHDRRRFQAVALETATEVLAEAATAEVIGIDEGHFFGRKLVGVCENLVARGCEVWVAGIDHDAWGQPFPPFPELKTIADEVEVLQIPCTVCRAPARYSQRLHPVTDGYMVGGPGDYEPRCAAHFQPLPPPAPEYT from the coding sequence ATGAGTGAAGCCACAGCGGGGTCGAACCCAGGACGGCTGATCGTCGTCTGCGGCTGCATGTTCGCGGGCAAGACGACGCGATTGATCGATCAGCTTGTGGCGGCACACCTGGCCGGGCGGCGGGTGCTGGCGTGCAAGCACCACTTTGATGACCGGTACGACCCGGCGCAGTTGGCGACGCATGACCGGCGACGGTTTCAGGCGGTGGCCCTGGAGACGGCGACCGAGGTGCTCGCCGAGGCGGCCACGGCCGAGGTCATCGGGATTGACGAGGGACATTTCTTCGGCCGCAAGCTCGTGGGCGTTTGTGAGAACCTCGTGGCGCGCGGCTGTGAGGTGTGGGTGGCGGGTATCGACCACGACGCGTGGGGCCAGCCGTTTCCACCGTTTCCGGAGCTGAAGACGATCGCGGACGAGGTGGAAGTACTGCAGATACCCTGCACGGTGTGCCGCGCGCCCGCCCGCTACTCTCAACGCCTGCACCCGGTCACGGATGGTTACATGGTCGGTGGCCCGGGAGATTACGAGCCGCGTTGCGCGGCACACTTCCAGCCGCTGCCGCCCCCGGCGCCGGAGTACACCTGA
- a CDS encoding TIGR00282 family metallophosphoesterase → MRILAIGDIVGKPGKHACSQLIPRLINERQLDCVVANAENAAAGSGLTPPMFNKLRHYGIDVCTMGDHIYRRHELLAVLESTDRIVRPANLPPEAIGREYSVISARNGVSVAVISVLGRTFMNVRSDCPYHAVQRILAKLPAEVRVILVEVHAEATSEKVAMGWFLDGRVTAVLGTHTHVQTADERILPGGTAYISDLGMTGPYDSVLGRDKHAVVQSLVTGIPRPYNVATDDARLCGVILEVDEQTGQARTIERLNLPDPSPGSGGGDE, encoded by the coding sequence ATGCGGATTCTCGCAATCGGTGACATCGTCGGCAAGCCCGGCAAACACGCCTGTTCCCAGTTGATCCCCCGCCTCATCAACGAGCGCCAGCTCGACTGCGTCGTCGCCAACGCGGAGAACGCCGCCGCCGGCAGCGGTCTCACGCCGCCCATGTTCAACAAGCTGCGGCACTACGGCATCGACGTCTGCACGATGGGGGATCACATCTACCGGCGGCATGAATTGCTCGCGGTGCTCGAGTCGACCGACCGCATCGTGCGCCCGGCCAACCTGCCCCCGGAGGCGATTGGCCGGGAGTACAGCGTCATTTCCGCACGGAACGGCGTGTCGGTGGCCGTGATCTCGGTGCTCGGGCGCACCTTCATGAATGTGCGCTCCGATTGCCCGTACCACGCCGTGCAGCGCATTCTCGCGAAGCTGCCGGCCGAGGTCCGCGTGATCCTCGTCGAAGTGCATGCGGAAGCAACCAGCGAGAAAGTCGCGATGGGTTGGTTCCTCGACGGCCGGGTCACCGCCGTGCTCGGTACGCACACCCACGTACAGACTGCCGATGAGCGCATTCTGCCGGGTGGCACCGCCTACATCAGCGACCTTGGGATGACCGGACCGTACGATTCGGTACTGGGCCGCGACAAGCATGCCGTGGTGCAGAGTCTGGTGACTGGTATTCCGCGACCGTACAACGTCGCCACCGATGACGCGCGCCTGTGTGGGGTGATTCTGGAAGTCGACGAGCAGACCGGCCAGGCGCGGACGATCGAACGGCTCAATCTGCCCGATCCCTCCCCCGGCAGTGGGGGCGGCGACGAGTAG
- a CDS encoding BtpA/SgcQ family protein encodes MAQVCARNPRKMIVGMIHVGALPGTPRAERSLPANITQAVAEARIYLEHGLDALLIENMHDVPYLRGAVGPEIVAGMTAVGVAVRGVTTLPLGVQILAAANREALAVAQACGAEYVRVENFAYAHVADEGLMAEAEAGPLLRYRRAIGAESIAVIADVKKKHSSHALTADVDLAEAARTTEFFGAAGIIVTGAATATPTAEADVRAVRTAVEIPVWIGSGVTPETLPGLWPLADVFVVGSFFKESGHWAQAVDPRRVAMLMAAVGRLRGS; translated from the coding sequence GTGGCTCAGGTATGCGCGCGTAACCCGCGGAAGATGATCGTCGGCATGATCCACGTCGGCGCGTTGCCCGGCACACCGCGGGCGGAGCGCTCCCTCCCTGCCAACATCACGCAGGCGGTGGCAGAGGCCCGGATCTACCTCGAACACGGGCTCGATGCGCTGCTGATCGAGAACATGCACGACGTGCCGTATCTCCGCGGCGCTGTCGGTCCGGAGATCGTGGCCGGCATGACCGCGGTGGGTGTTGCCGTGCGCGGGGTGACGACGCTTCCGCTCGGAGTCCAGATTCTGGCCGCCGCGAATCGCGAGGCGCTCGCGGTGGCGCAGGCCTGCGGGGCGGAGTATGTACGGGTAGAAAACTTCGCGTACGCCCATGTCGCAGATGAGGGTTTGATGGCGGAGGCGGAGGCCGGCCCGCTGCTGCGCTACCGGCGGGCCATCGGGGCGGAATCGATCGCCGTCATTGCCGATGTGAAGAAGAAGCACTCCAGTCATGCCTTGACAGCGGATGTCGATCTGGCGGAGGCGGCCCGTACGACGGAGTTCTTCGGCGCCGCGGGCATCATCGTGACCGGTGCCGCCACGGCGACACCGACTGCTGAGGCGGATGTCCGGGCGGTACGGACGGCCGTTGAGATTCCTGTCTGGATCGGTTCGGGTGTTACACCGGAAACGCTACCGGGCTTGTGGCCGTTGGCGGATGTCTTCGTGGTCGGCTCGTTCTTCAAGGAGTCTGGGCACTGGGCGCAGGCGGTGGATCCCCGGCGCGTGGCTATGTTGATGGCAGCGGTCGGGCGGCTGCGCGGGTCCTGA